A window of the Deltaproteobacteria bacterium genome harbors these coding sequences:
- a CDS encoding nucleotidyltransferase family protein, whose protein sequence is MNLNKAQRAEIARIAASHGARNVRLFGSHARGEPTPSIDVDLLVELAPESTLLDLIAIKQDVEDLLGCSVDVVTEAAVSPYLRDEVLKSAVPL, encoded by the coding sequence ATGAACCTCAACAAGGCACAGCGCGCGGAGATCGCACGGATCGCGGCCAGCCATGGGGCCCGCAACGTTCGGCTGTTCGGTTCGCACGCGCGCGGCGAGCCGACTCCAAGCATCGACGTCGACCTTCTCGTCGAACTGGCCCCCGAGAGCACCTTGTTGGATCTCATCGCCATCAAGCAGGACGTCGAGGATCTCCTTGGCTGCTCGGTCGATGTCGTGACCGAGGCCGCCGTGAGCCCGTACCTGCGCGACGAAGTATTGAAGAGCGCAGTACCGCTATGA
- a CDS encoding type II toxin-antitoxin system VapC family toxin: MASVVADTHAAAWYLLQSFRLSVTARNRMAAAIAAGDPILVPSISVVELVYLVEKGRIPRPDWEQLQAALEQEDSGFRVVSLDEAIARAVERVPRHQVPDMPDRIIAATALHLGLPLVTRDGQIRATGLDVIW; the protein is encoded by the coding sequence ATGGCCTCCGTTGTTGCAGACACGCACGCGGCGGCTTGGTATCTTCTTCAGTCGTTTCGTCTGTCGGTGACGGCGAGGAACCGCATGGCTGCCGCGATAGCCGCAGGCGACCCGATCCTGGTTCCCTCGATCTCTGTAGTCGAACTCGTCTACTTGGTAGAAAAAGGGCGCATCCCCCGGCCCGATTGGGAACAGTTGCAGGCGGCGCTGGAGCAAGAGGACTCCGGCTTTCGCGTCGTTTCGTTGGATGAAGCGATTGCCCGAGCCGTCGAGCGCGTGCCACGCCATCAAGTTCCCGACATGCCGGATCGCATCATTGCCGCGACCGCCCTGCATCTTGGCCTGCCGCTGGTCACCCGGGACGGGCAGATTCGAGCGACAGGCCTGGATGTGATCTGGTAG
- a CDS encoding DUF2281 domain-containing protein, protein MTTWEIIAEKSRNLPVDQQQEVLDFVEFLRARHERKHPLRDPAGLWKGFDVSPEDIAEARREMWGNFPRSDI, encoded by the coding sequence ATGACGACCTGGGAGATCATTGCCGAGAAGTCGAGGAACTTACCGGTGGACCAACAGCAAGAGGTGCTGGACTTCGTCGAGTTCCTTCGGGCGCGGCATGAACGCAAGCACCCGCTTCGTGATCCGGCTGGGTTATGGAAGGGATTTGACGTTTCACCGGAGGATATCGCCGAGGCTCGCCGCGAGATGTGGGGCAACTTCCCGCGTAGCGACATCTGA